In a genomic window of Panthera tigris isolate Pti1 chromosome D4, P.tigris_Pti1_mat1.1, whole genome shotgun sequence:
- the LOC102956750 gene encoding interferon alpha-2-like: MALSISVLLALVMLCSSPAYSLDCDLRPSHGNPETFTLLSQMERVSILSCLKDRTDFNFPQILVAGNQLEKTQVTAVVHEMLQQIFNLFSKSDSFVAWDETLLDRFLVGLYQQLDDLETCLREEMNVEQLPLGNENSRLAVKRYFQGISLYLKEKEYSHCAWEVVRVEIRRCLLVVNKLTGTFRK; encoded by the coding sequence ATGGCTCTCTCAATCTCTGTGCTGTTGGCTCTGGTGATGCTGTGCTCCAGCCCTGCCTACTCTCTGGACTGTGACCTGCGTCCGAGCCACGGCAATCCAGAAACCTTCACGCTTTTGAGTCAAATGGAGAGAGTCTCCATTCTGTCCTGTCTGAAGGACAGGACTGACTTCAACTTTCCTCAGATACTTGTGGCTGGGAACCAGCTTGAGAAGACACAAGTGACAGCTGTCGTGCATGAGATGCTCCAGCAGATCTTCAACCTCTTCAGCAAAAGCGACTCCTTTGTGGCTTGGGATGAGACGCTTCTGGATAGATTCCTTGTTGGACTTTACCAACAGCTGGATGACCTGGAGACGTGTTTGAGGGAGGAAATGAACGTGGAACAGCTACCCCTGGGAAATGAGAACTCCAGACTGGCTGTGAAGAGATACTTCCAAGGAATCAGTCTCTAtcttaaagagaaagaatacagCCACTGTGCCTGGGAGGTTGTCAGGGTAGAAATCAGAAGATGCTTGCTCGTCGTTAACAAGCTCACAGGGAcattcaggaaataa